From Carassius gibelio isolate Cgi1373 ecotype wild population from Czech Republic chromosome B21, carGib1.2-hapl.c, whole genome shotgun sequence, the proteins below share one genomic window:
- the LOC127985727 gene encoding histone-lysine N-methyltransferase EHMT1 isoform X1 — translation MKWLPLWRERGTESHTTSFVARAAPTNERQTFSGCGTEGSQWVCQSDELSSLANGNSGKRETMKSEGTKESRSDPEEGGDEDHSNGEVNPLKEANELNGTYENTDTKRTEQSLSAGSPARSSTTENGLSETEPPHGSTVGSNGYILSKQQEDTVSAPHRTNWSPVWGSTLGHGTKSSPTSASTLRPPDQCSSNSAASPGPSPIERQADTETKNGIVSNTPPPTIHRARKTMSRPASNQTLKLLNRENKEPVVVKDDSLGKPETVQPQSSPIQNQLPQSQTDATSVLNTTPAKPQTVAAMSRKKKRKMGTYSLVPKKKNKVLKQRTVLEMFQRMSQSPPNPQLAKESVHVNGENESDEEESEEGEDTDEDQELVREGGAKASLEGPKLASVSQPLEEEHESEESPEGEGEEEGDESDLSSESSLKKKCKKKVKGDHAWLRPSRKRKRKSKAKTLSGMESQSQSESQGSLSAPSDNRTEYKEVPLDSLNLAAQEALLSSKSTAVSGSVKSTDADMVQELPLCSCRMEMPKSREILTLADRKCMATESIDGQLSRCQSAVLKHEMMRPSNSVQLLVLCEDHRTGMVKHQCCPGCGFFCRAGVFMECQPEVNISHRFHRACASVLNGQSFCPHCGEEVSKAKEVTIAKADTTSTVPLIHGPCTPSTSEGKADTTTGGSTRLSVLGEGKADSTLSRPTQSQDTSVSPLGSKTGPVGAGFGTVLQPGPTKETLESVLLALDAEKPKKLRFHPKQLYISAKQGELQKVLLMLVDGIDPNFQMESQNKRTPLHVAAEAGHQEVCHMLVQAGANLDMCDEDQRTPLMEACENDNLDTVRYLLRAGAIVSNKDVEGSTCLHLAAKTGHFSIVQHLLSTGIVDINCQDDGGWTAMIWATEYKHVDQVKLLLSKGADINIRDKEGNICLHWAAFSGCLEIAEILLDAKCDLNVINIHGDSPLHIASRESRLECVNLFLSRGADISFENKEGETPMDCCSQNSKVWNALQASKKQREANSNQTGTVEKLLNRDIARGYEKVPIPCVNAVDSEPCPDNYKYVPDSCVTSPMNIDKNITHLQYCVCKDDCSSASCMCGQLSLRCWYDKESRLLPEFCNEEPPLIFECNHACSCCRTCKNRVVQNGLRIRLQLFRTQMMGWGVKTLQDIPQGTFVCEYVGEIISDAEADVRENDSYLFSLDSKMGDMYCVDARFYGNISRFINHHCEPNLFPCRVFTSHQDLRFPHIAFFACKNISAGDELGFDYGDHFWDVKGKLFSCQCGSSKCKHSAATIAQTQADSTPGDQHPSVLPDTSSSTPSSPS, via the exons ACAGAAAGCCACACGACCTCCTTTGTTGCAAGAGCAGCTCCAACGAACGAGCGGCAGACATTTTCTGGCTGTGGAACGGAAGGCAGTCAGTGGGTCTGCCAATCAGATGAG CTCTCCAGTTTGGCCAATGGGAATTCGGGCAAGAGGGAAACCATGAAGTCCGAGGGGACAAAAGAGTCTCGCAGTGATCCAGAAGAGG GAGGAGATGAAGATCACTCGAATGGGGAAGTCAACCCTCTCAAAGAGGCCAATGAGCTGAATGGGACCTATGAAAACACGGACACAAAGAGAACTGAACAGAGCCTTTCTGCAGGGTCACCAGCCCGATCCTCAACCACGGAGAACGGACTGTCTGAGACTGAGCCGCCCCATGGCTCTACAGTGGGCAGTAATGGATATATTCTAAGCAAACAACAGGAAGACACAGTGTCAGCCCCACATAGGACTAACTGGTCCCCTGTATGGGGTTCCACATTGGGGCATGGGACTAAAAGCTCGCCAACTTCAGCTTCTACATTGCGACCCCCTGACCAGTGTTCTTCAAACAGTGCTGCAAGCCCAGGACCGAGTCCAATAGAGAGACAAGCGGATACAGAGACTAAAAATGGCATAGTATCAAATACACCTCCTCCAACGATACATCGCGCACGCAAAACTATGTCAAGGCCGGCCTCAAACCAGACACTAAAG CTTTTGAATAGGGAAAATAAGGAGCCAGTCGTGGTGAAAGATGACAGTCTGGGCAAACCAGAGACAGTGCAGCCTCAGTCATCTCCAATCCAGAATCAGCTACCTCAAAGCCAAACTGACGCCACATCTGTACTGAACACCACACCAGCCAAGCCACAAACAG TAGCAGCCATGTCaaggaagaagaaaagaaagatggGAACTTATAGTCTCGTGCccaagaagaaaaataaagtctTAAAACAACGcacagttctggagatgtttcAGCGTATGTCCCAGTCTCCACCCAACCCTCAG TTGGCGAAGGAATCAGTTCATGTAAATGGCGAAAATGAGTCTGATGAAGAAGAGTCAGAGGAAGGAGAAGACACGGACGAGGATCAGGAGCTGGTCAGAGAGGGTGGAGCCAAAGCCTCTCTGGAGGGACCCAAGTTAGCTTCAGTTTCTCAG CCTCTTGAAGAAGAACATGAGTCTGAGGAGTCACCGGAGGGCGAAGGTGAAGAGGAAGGGGATGAATCAGACTTG AGTTCAGAGTCCAGtttgaaaaagaaatgcaaaaagaAAGTCAAGGGGGACCACGCCTGGCTCCGACCATCAAGGAAACGCAAGAGGAAATCGAAAGCGAAAACTCTTTCAG GAATGGAGTCCCAGTCTCAATCTGAGAGCCAGGGATCTCTATCAGCCCCTTCTGACAACAGGACAGAGTATAAAGAAGTCCCACTCGACTCCCTCAACCTAGCGGCACAGGAAGCCTTACTGTCATCTAAGAGTACAG CTGTTTCAGGGTCAGTGAAGAGCACAGACGCCGACATGGTGCAGGAACTGCCCCTTTGCAGCTGTCGAATGGAGATGCCCAAGAGCCGAGAGATTCTGACGCTTGCGGACAGGAAGTGTATGGCGACTGAGAGCATTGACGGTCAG CTGAGCCGTTGTCAGAGTGCAGTGCTGAAGCACGAGATGATGAGGCCTTCAAACTCTGTCCAACTGCTGGTTCTGTGTGAGGACCATCGCACTGGCATGGTCAAACATCAGTGCTGCCCAGGCTGTGGCTTCTTTTGCAGAGCC GGTGTCTTCATGGAGTGTCAGCCAGAGGTGAACATCTCCCACCGGTTTCATCGAGCCTGTGCCTCGGTGCTCAACGGTCAGAGCTTTTGTCCACACTGCGGGGAGGAGGTCAGCAAGGCGAAAGAGGTCACCATTGCCAAGGCTGATACAACGTCTACCGTCCCTCTCATCCATGGCCCCTGCACGCCCAGCACCTCAGAGGGCAAAGCGGACACCACCACTGGAGG GTCCACTCGGCTCTCTGTTCTTGGAGAGGGCAAAGCAGATAGCACCTTATCCAGACCTACACAGTCACAGGACACATCTGTGTCCCCTTTGGGCTCGAAAACTGGGCCTGTTGGAGCTGGATTTGGAACCGTACTTCAACCGGGACCAACTAAAGAAACTCTAGAAAGTGTCCTGCTGGCTCTAGATGCAGAGAA ACCCAAAAAGCTTCGATTTCACCCAAAACAGCTGTATATTTCTGCTAAACAAGGAGAGCTGCAGAAGGTCCTACTGATGCTGG TGGATGGGATAGACCCTAACTTTCAAATGGAGAGCCAAAACAAACGCACACCACTCCATGTAGCAGCTGAAGCGGGTCATCAGGAAGTCTGCCATATGCTGGTGCAG GCTGGCGCAAACCTTGACATGTGTGATGAGGACCAGCGGACGCCCCTGATGGAGGCCTGTGAGAACGATAATCTTGACACAGTGCGCTATCTTCTGAGGGCTGGAGCCATAGTCTCTAACAAG GATGTTGAGGGTTCAACATGTCTCCATCTTGCTGCTAAGACTGGGCATTTCAGCATTGTACAACATTTGCTGTCTACAGGAATTGTAGATATTAACTGCCAG GATGATGGAGGTTGGACAGCCATGATTTGGGCCACGGAGTACAAACATGTGGACCAAGTAAAACTCTTGCTCTCAAAAGGGGCTGATATCAACATACGAGACAAG GAGGGAAATATCTGTCTGCACTGGGCGGCATTCTCTGGGTGTTTGGAGATAGCTGAGATCCTGCTGGATGCAAAGTGTGATCTCAACGTCATCAACATCCACGGAGACTCGCCTTTGCACATAGCATCACGGGAGAGCCGGCTGGAATGTGTGAA cttgtttcTGTCGCGGGGTGCTGACATAAGCTTCGAGAACAAAGAAGGAGAGACCCCCATGGATTGCTGCAGCCAGAACTCGAAGGTTTGGAACGCACTTCAAGCCAGCAAAAAGCAGAGAGAAGCTAACAGCAACCAGACTGGCACAGTAGAGAAGCTTCTCAACAG GGACATCGCCAGAGGCTACGAGAAAGTCCCCATCCCGTGTGTGAATGCAGTGGATAGCGAACCCTGTCCTGACAACTACAAATACGTCCCCGATAGCTGTGTGACGTCCCCCATGAACATTGACAAAAATATCACCCACTTGCAG TACTGCGTCTGTAAAGATGATTGCTCCTCAGCTAGCTGCATGTGTGGCCAACTCAGCCTGCGATGCTGGTATGATAAA GAGAGCCGTCTGCTGCCTGAGTTCTGTAATGAGGAGCCACCTCTTATATTTGAGTGCAACCATGCCTGCTCCTGCTGCAGAACCTGCAAGAACCGTGTGGTACAGAACGGACTGAG GATAAGACTGCAGTTGTTCAGGACGCAGATGATGGGATGGGGTGTCAAGACATTACAGGATATCCCGCAAGGAACATTTGTTTGCGA ATACGTGGGTGAGATCATCTCTGACGCCGAAGCAGATGTCAGAGAGAATGACTCCTATCTTTTCAGTCTGGACAGTAAG ATGGGTGATATGTACTGCGTAGATGCACGTTTCTACGGCAACATCAGCCGCTTCATAAACCATCACTGTGAGCCGAATCTATTCCCCTGTCGAGTGTTCACCTCTCACCAGGACCTCAGATTTCCTCACATCGCGTTCTTCGCCTGCAAGAACATCAGTGCCGGAGACGAACTTGG GTTTGATTACGGTGATCACTTCTGGGATGTAAAAGGGAAGCTGTTTAGCTGCCAGTGTGGCTCGTCCAAATGCAAGCACTCAGCCGCCACCATCGCACAGACACAGGCAGACAGTACTCCAGGAGACCAGCATCCCAGCGTCCTGCCCGATACCAGCTCATCCACCCCCTCCAGCCCCAGCTAA
- the LOC127985727 gene encoding histone-lysine N-methyltransferase EHMT1 isoform X9, with the protein MKWLPLWRERGTESHTTSFVARAAPTNERQTFSGCGTEGSQWVCQSDELSSLANGNSGKRETMKSEGTKESRSDPEEGGDEDHSNGEVNPLKEANELNGTYENTDTKRTEQSLSAGSPARSSTTENGLSETEPPHGSTVGSNGYILSKQQEDTVSAPHRTNWSPVWGSTLGHGTKSSPTSASTLRPPDQCSSNSAASPGPSPIERQADTETKNGIVSNTPPPTIHRARKTMSRPASNQTLKLLNRENKEPVVVKDDSLGKPETVQPQSSPIQNQLPQSQTDATSVLNTTPAKPQTVEPRPVSPSVAAMSRKKKRKMGTYSLVPKKKNKVLKQRTVLEMFQRMSQSPPNPQLAKESVHVNGENESDEEESEEGEDTDEDQELVREGGAKASLEGPKLASVSQPLEEEHESEESPEGEGEEEGDESDLSSESSLKKKCKKKVKGDHAWLRPSRKRKRKSKAKTLSGMESQSQSESQGSLSAPSDNRTEYKEVPLDSLNLAAQEALLSSKSTAVSGSVKSTDADMVQELPLCSCRMEMPKSREILTLADRKCMATESIDGQGVFMECQPEVNISHRFHRACASVLNGQSFCPHCGEEVSKAKEVTIAKADTTSTVPLIHGPCTPSTSEGKADTTTGGSTRLSVLGEGKADSTLSRPTQSQDTSVSPLGSKTGPVGAGFGTVLQPGPTKETLESVLLALDAEKPKKLRFHPKQLYISAKQGELQKVLLMLVDGIDPNFQMESQNKRTPLHVAAEAGHQEVCHMLVQAGANLDMCDEDQRTPLMEACENDNLDTVRYLLRAGAIVSNKDVEGSTCLHLAAKTGHFSIVQHLLSTGIVDINCQDDGGWTAMIWATEYKHVDQVKLLLSKGADINIRDKEGNICLHWAAFSGCLEIAEILLDAKCDLNVINIHGDSPLHIASRESRLECVNLFLSRGADISFENKEGETPMDCCSQNSKVWNALQASKKQREANSNQTGTVEKLLNRDIARGYEKVPIPCVNAVDSEPCPDNYKYVPDSCVTSPMNIDKNITHLQYCVCKDDCSSASCMCGQLSLRCWYDKESRLLPEFCNEEPPLIFECNHACSCCRTCKNRVVQNGLRIRLQLFRTQMMGWGVKTLQDIPQGTFVCEYVGEIISDAEADVRENDSYLFSLDSKMGDMYCVDARFYGNISRFINHHCEPNLFPCRVFTSHQDLRFPHIAFFACKNISAGDELGFDYGDHFWDVKGKLFSCQCGSSKCKHSAATIAQTQADSTPGDQHPSVLPDTSSSTPSSPS; encoded by the exons ACAGAAAGCCACACGACCTCCTTTGTTGCAAGAGCAGCTCCAACGAACGAGCGGCAGACATTTTCTGGCTGTGGAACGGAAGGCAGTCAGTGGGTCTGCCAATCAGATGAG CTCTCCAGTTTGGCCAATGGGAATTCGGGCAAGAGGGAAACCATGAAGTCCGAGGGGACAAAAGAGTCTCGCAGTGATCCAGAAGAGG GAGGAGATGAAGATCACTCGAATGGGGAAGTCAACCCTCTCAAAGAGGCCAATGAGCTGAATGGGACCTATGAAAACACGGACACAAAGAGAACTGAACAGAGCCTTTCTGCAGGGTCACCAGCCCGATCCTCAACCACGGAGAACGGACTGTCTGAGACTGAGCCGCCCCATGGCTCTACAGTGGGCAGTAATGGATATATTCTAAGCAAACAACAGGAAGACACAGTGTCAGCCCCACATAGGACTAACTGGTCCCCTGTATGGGGTTCCACATTGGGGCATGGGACTAAAAGCTCGCCAACTTCAGCTTCTACATTGCGACCCCCTGACCAGTGTTCTTCAAACAGTGCTGCAAGCCCAGGACCGAGTCCAATAGAGAGACAAGCGGATACAGAGACTAAAAATGGCATAGTATCAAATACACCTCCTCCAACGATACATCGCGCACGCAAAACTATGTCAAGGCCGGCCTCAAACCAGACACTAAAG CTTTTGAATAGGGAAAATAAGGAGCCAGTCGTGGTGAAAGATGACAGTCTGGGCAAACCAGAGACAGTGCAGCCTCAGTCATCTCCAATCCAGAATCAGCTACCTCAAAGCCAAACTGACGCCACATCTGTACTGAACACCACACCAGCCAAGCCACAAACAG TTGAACCCAGACCTGTCTCTCCCTCAGTAGCAGCCATGTCaaggaagaagaaaagaaagatggGAACTTATAGTCTCGTGCccaagaagaaaaataaagtctTAAAACAACGcacagttctggagatgtttcAGCGTATGTCCCAGTCTCCACCCAACCCTCAG TTGGCGAAGGAATCAGTTCATGTAAATGGCGAAAATGAGTCTGATGAAGAAGAGTCAGAGGAAGGAGAAGACACGGACGAGGATCAGGAGCTGGTCAGAGAGGGTGGAGCCAAAGCCTCTCTGGAGGGACCCAAGTTAGCTTCAGTTTCTCAG CCTCTTGAAGAAGAACATGAGTCTGAGGAGTCACCGGAGGGCGAAGGTGAAGAGGAAGGGGATGAATCAGACTTG AGTTCAGAGTCCAGtttgaaaaagaaatgcaaaaagaAAGTCAAGGGGGACCACGCCTGGCTCCGACCATCAAGGAAACGCAAGAGGAAATCGAAAGCGAAAACTCTTTCAG GAATGGAGTCCCAGTCTCAATCTGAGAGCCAGGGATCTCTATCAGCCCCTTCTGACAACAGGACAGAGTATAAAGAAGTCCCACTCGACTCCCTCAACCTAGCGGCACAGGAAGCCTTACTGTCATCTAAGAGTACAG CTGTTTCAGGGTCAGTGAAGAGCACAGACGCCGACATGGTGCAGGAACTGCCCCTTTGCAGCTGTCGAATGGAGATGCCCAAGAGCCGAGAGATTCTGACGCTTGCGGACAGGAAGTGTATGGCGACTGAGAGCATTGACGGTCAG GGTGTCTTCATGGAGTGTCAGCCAGAGGTGAACATCTCCCACCGGTTTCATCGAGCCTGTGCCTCGGTGCTCAACGGTCAGAGCTTTTGTCCACACTGCGGGGAGGAGGTCAGCAAGGCGAAAGAGGTCACCATTGCCAAGGCTGATACAACGTCTACCGTCCCTCTCATCCATGGCCCCTGCACGCCCAGCACCTCAGAGGGCAAAGCGGACACCACCACTGGAGG GTCCACTCGGCTCTCTGTTCTTGGAGAGGGCAAAGCAGATAGCACCTTATCCAGACCTACACAGTCACAGGACACATCTGTGTCCCCTTTGGGCTCGAAAACTGGGCCTGTTGGAGCTGGATTTGGAACCGTACTTCAACCGGGACCAACTAAAGAAACTCTAGAAAGTGTCCTGCTGGCTCTAGATGCAGAGAA ACCCAAAAAGCTTCGATTTCACCCAAAACAGCTGTATATTTCTGCTAAACAAGGAGAGCTGCAGAAGGTCCTACTGATGCTGG TGGATGGGATAGACCCTAACTTTCAAATGGAGAGCCAAAACAAACGCACACCACTCCATGTAGCAGCTGAAGCGGGTCATCAGGAAGTCTGCCATATGCTGGTGCAG GCTGGCGCAAACCTTGACATGTGTGATGAGGACCAGCGGACGCCCCTGATGGAGGCCTGTGAGAACGATAATCTTGACACAGTGCGCTATCTTCTGAGGGCTGGAGCCATAGTCTCTAACAAG GATGTTGAGGGTTCAACATGTCTCCATCTTGCTGCTAAGACTGGGCATTTCAGCATTGTACAACATTTGCTGTCTACAGGAATTGTAGATATTAACTGCCAG GATGATGGAGGTTGGACAGCCATGATTTGGGCCACGGAGTACAAACATGTGGACCAAGTAAAACTCTTGCTCTCAAAAGGGGCTGATATCAACATACGAGACAAG GAGGGAAATATCTGTCTGCACTGGGCGGCATTCTCTGGGTGTTTGGAGATAGCTGAGATCCTGCTGGATGCAAAGTGTGATCTCAACGTCATCAACATCCACGGAGACTCGCCTTTGCACATAGCATCACGGGAGAGCCGGCTGGAATGTGTGAA cttgtttcTGTCGCGGGGTGCTGACATAAGCTTCGAGAACAAAGAAGGAGAGACCCCCATGGATTGCTGCAGCCAGAACTCGAAGGTTTGGAACGCACTTCAAGCCAGCAAAAAGCAGAGAGAAGCTAACAGCAACCAGACTGGCACAGTAGAGAAGCTTCTCAACAG GGACATCGCCAGAGGCTACGAGAAAGTCCCCATCCCGTGTGTGAATGCAGTGGATAGCGAACCCTGTCCTGACAACTACAAATACGTCCCCGATAGCTGTGTGACGTCCCCCATGAACATTGACAAAAATATCACCCACTTGCAG TACTGCGTCTGTAAAGATGATTGCTCCTCAGCTAGCTGCATGTGTGGCCAACTCAGCCTGCGATGCTGGTATGATAAA GAGAGCCGTCTGCTGCCTGAGTTCTGTAATGAGGAGCCACCTCTTATATTTGAGTGCAACCATGCCTGCTCCTGCTGCAGAACCTGCAAGAACCGTGTGGTACAGAACGGACTGAG GATAAGACTGCAGTTGTTCAGGACGCAGATGATGGGATGGGGTGTCAAGACATTACAGGATATCCCGCAAGGAACATTTGTTTGCGA ATACGTGGGTGAGATCATCTCTGACGCCGAAGCAGATGTCAGAGAGAATGACTCCTATCTTTTCAGTCTGGACAGTAAG ATGGGTGATATGTACTGCGTAGATGCACGTTTCTACGGCAACATCAGCCGCTTCATAAACCATCACTGTGAGCCGAATCTATTCCCCTGTCGAGTGTTCACCTCTCACCAGGACCTCAGATTTCCTCACATCGCGTTCTTCGCCTGCAAGAACATCAGTGCCGGAGACGAACTTGG GTTTGATTACGGTGATCACTTCTGGGATGTAAAAGGGAAGCTGTTTAGCTGCCAGTGTGGCTCGTCCAAATGCAAGCACTCAGCCGCCACCATCGCACAGACACAGGCAGACAGTACTCCAGGAGACCAGCATCCCAGCGTCCTGCCCGATACCAGCTCATCCACCCCCTCCAGCCCCAGCTAA